A genomic region of Ktedonobacteraceae bacterium contains the following coding sequences:
- a CDS encoding phosphoribosylaminoimidazolesuccinocarboxamide synthase, whose amino-acid sequence MIEQPVFGPLLAEGKTKLIYAYPDDPNLAYMVSKDQITAGDGARRNELVGKSRWSTITTANVFRILNNEGIATHFVEQINDTTLLVRRCRMLPVEQVMRRIATGSYLKRHPEVSEGTRFDPVLVETFLKDDARHDPQIWEQDIIQMGLATATEISWMADQGRRVFEVLEKAWASIDVTLVDLKIEFGRDANNDLLVADVIDNDSWRLWPGGDKSRMLDKQVYRNLKEVTPQDLQEVADRYALVADLTGKIKAS is encoded by the coding sequence ATGATTGAACAACCTGTTTTTGGTCCCCTGCTGGCAGAGGGCAAAACCAAATTGATTTACGCGTATCCTGATGATCCAAACCTGGCGTATATGGTCAGCAAAGATCAAATCACGGCAGGCGATGGGGCACGACGCAATGAACTGGTGGGGAAATCGCGCTGGAGTACGATTACGACCGCTAATGTCTTCCGCATCCTGAACAATGAGGGCATCGCGACCCATTTCGTCGAGCAAATCAACGACACAACGCTCCTCGTGCGCCGCTGCCGCATGCTACCGGTTGAGCAGGTCATGCGTCGCATTGCCACCGGTTCGTACCTCAAACGGCATCCCGAAGTGAGCGAGGGGACACGCTTTGATCCGGTGCTGGTAGAGACATTTCTCAAGGATGATGCGCGCCACGACCCTCAAATCTGGGAGCAGGACATCATTCAAATGGGCCTGGCAACGGCCACCGAAATTAGCTGGATGGCGGACCAGGGACGACGCGTTTTCGAGGTACTGGAAAAGGCCTGGGCCTCGATAGATGTGACCCTGGTTGACCTCAAAATTGAGTTTGGACGCGACGCAAACAATGATTTGCTGGTCGCCGATGTCATCGATAACGATAGCTGGCGGCTATGGCCGGGGGGTGATAAGTCGCGCATGCTCGACAAGCAGGTATATCGCAACCTGAAAGAAGTCACGCCCCAGGATTTGCAAGAGGTCGCGGATCGCTACGCCCTGGTAGCCGACCTGACCGGAAAAATCAAGGCGAGTTGA